From Candidatus Desulfofervidus auxilii, the proteins below share one genomic window:
- a CDS encoding AAA family ATPase — translation MKIAVAGKGGVGKTTIAGTLARILAKEREVIAIDADPAMNLRFSLGIKENPRPISELKDLIVERTGANTE, via the coding sequence TGCGGTTGCTGGTAAGGGAGGCGTCGGCAAAACAACAATTGCGGGGACACTCGCAAGAATACTTGCAAAAGAGCGGGAAGTAATCGCAATAGATGCGGATCCTGCGATGAATTTGAGGTTTTCACTCGGAATAAAGGAGAATCCGAGACCAATTTCAGAATTAAAGGACTTAATTGTGGAGAGGACGGGTGCGAACACGGAGT